The proteins below are encoded in one region of Lactuca sativa cultivar Salinas chromosome 3, Lsat_Salinas_v11, whole genome shotgun sequence:
- the LOC128132985 gene encoding uncharacterized protein LOC128132985, translated as MSSFDSHGIPKSHGTSFPNEDDVPRHDRGTRDHASLPPPPPIVLPTPQVQRIEKFKLTQALLAIKHEDGTSVCAHVLEMKSHIDRLRMLGVDILEILTVDWVLQSLPESYSEFVREYYMMDHDVTLIDLTYLLIAAKSAMIWRVGQANLSGESNSQTSMDTGNNGSPERTKFVIVQCVVPKESICFYCQEKGHWRRSCANYLRDLRDGRVKMYSSTSGSKKREEAYGKK; from the exons atgtctagttttgatagtcatggtattcccaaatcccatggaacaagctttccaaatgaagatgatgttccacgacatgatcgaggaacaagagatcatgcttcacttcctccacctcctccaattgttcttcctaccccacaagttcaaaggattgaaaagttcaagctcactcaagccttattggcaattaagcatgaagatggaacgtctgtgtgtgcacatgtcttagagatgaagtcgcacattgataggttaaggatgttgggtgtcgatatctTAGAAATATTGAccgttgactgggttcttcagtcacttcctgaatcatatagtgagttcgttagagagtactatatgatggatcacgacgtgaccctcattgatctcacctatttgcttatagctgctaaatcagcaatgatttggcgtgttggtcaagcaaatttgtctggtgaatcaaactcccaaacttcaatggacacagGCAAcaatggaagtccagaaagaacaaAGTTTGTTATTGTCCAATGTGTTgtaccaaaggagtccatttgtttttattgccaagagaaggggcattggagacgaagctgcgcaaactacctgagagatctaagagatgggagagtcaagatgtatagctctacttcag gatcgaagaaaagagaggaagcttatgggaagaagtga
- the LOC111886472 gene encoding protein transport protein SEC13 homolog B isoform X2, whose translation MPGQKIETGHTDTIHDVSMDYYGKRVASASSDATIRIAGVTTGSNSHPLAILTGHNGPVWQVAWAHPKFGSILASCSYDGSVIVWREGNLNEWTQAHTFTDHKSSVNSIAWAPHELGLCLACGSSDGSITVQTARSDGGWDSSRIDQAHPTGVTSVTWAPSMAPGALIGSGVFDPVQKLASGGYDNLVKVWKLTDGSWKMDCFPALQMHSDLVRDVAWAPNLGLPKSTIASCSQDGTVVVWTVGKEGEQWKGIVLNDFKAPVWRVSWSLTGNLLAVAAGDNNVTLWKEAVDGEWQQVTTVE comes from the coding sequence ATGCCTGGACAAAAGATCGAAACAGGTCACACAGACACAATCCACGATGTATCCATGGATTATTACGGAAAACGGGTCGCATCCGCTTCATCAGATGCAACAATCAGAATAGCCGGAGTAACCACCGGTTCAAACTCGCACCCTCTGGCCATTCTAACCGGTCACAACGGTCCAGTCTGGCAGGTGGCATGGGCCCACCCCAAATTCGGGTCAATTCTCGCATCATGTTCATATGACGGATCTGTAATCGTTTGGAGAGAAGGTAACTTAAACGAATGGACACAAGCCCACACTTTCACTGACCACAAATCATCTGTAAACTCAATCGCATGGGCCCCACACGAGCTGGGTCTTTGTTTAGCATGCGGGTCATCTGACGGGTCCATCACGGTCCAAACCGCCAGGTCAGATGGCGGTTGGGACTCGTCACGGATTGACCAAGCTCACCCAACAGGGGTGACCTCGGTCACCTGGGCACCATCAATGGCGCCCGGGGCGTTAATCGGGTCAGGTGTATTTGACCCGGTTCAGAAGCTGGCTTCTGGTGGGTATGATAATTTGGTTAAAGTGTGGAAGTTGACTGATGGGTCATGGAAAATGGACTGTTTTCCTGCCCTTCAGATGCATAGTGATTTGGTGAGGGATGTTGCTTGGGCACCTAATTTGGGTCTTCCAAAGTCAACGATTGCAAGTTGTTCACAGGATGGGACTGTTGTGGTGTGGACTGTCGGGAAAGAAGGTGAGCAGTGGAAGGGTATTGTGTTAAATGACTTTAAGGCCCCTGTGTGGAGGGTGTCATGGTCTCTTACGGGAAACCTGTTGGCTGTTGCTGCTGGGGATAATAATGTCACTTTGTGGAAAGAAGCTGTTGATGGAGAGTGGCAACAGGTGACGACTGTTGAATAG
- the LOC111886472 gene encoding protein transport protein SEC13 homolog B isoform X1, which yields MSFQQIMPGQKIETGHTDTIHDVSMDYYGKRVASASSDATIRIAGVTTGSNSHPLAILTGHNGPVWQVAWAHPKFGSILASCSYDGSVIVWREGNLNEWTQAHTFTDHKSSVNSIAWAPHELGLCLACGSSDGSITVQTARSDGGWDSSRIDQAHPTGVTSVTWAPSMAPGALIGSGVFDPVQKLASGGYDNLVKVWKLTDGSWKMDCFPALQMHSDLVRDVAWAPNLGLPKSTIASCSQDGTVVVWTVGKEGEQWKGIVLNDFKAPVWRVSWSLTGNLLAVAAGDNNVTLWKEAVDGEWQQVTTVE from the exons AT GTCATTCCAACAAATCATGCCTGGACAAAAGATCGAAACAGGTCACACAGACACAATCCACGATGTATCCATGGATTATTACGGAAAACGGGTCGCATCCGCTTCATCAGATGCAACAATCAGAATAGCCGGAGTAACCACCGGTTCAAACTCGCACCCTCTGGCCATTCTAACCGGTCACAACGGTCCAGTCTGGCAGGTGGCATGGGCCCACCCCAAATTCGGGTCAATTCTCGCATCATGTTCATATGACGGATCTGTAATCGTTTGGAGAGAAGGTAACTTAAACGAATGGACACAAGCCCACACTTTCACTGACCACAAATCATCTGTAAACTCAATCGCATGGGCCCCACACGAGCTGGGTCTTTGTTTAGCATGCGGGTCATCTGACGGGTCCATCACGGTCCAAACCGCCAGGTCAGATGGCGGTTGGGACTCGTCACGGATTGACCAAGCTCACCCAACAGGGGTGACCTCGGTCACCTGGGCACCATCAATGGCGCCCGGGGCGTTAATCGGGTCAGGTGTATTTGACCCGGTTCAGAAGCTGGCTTCTGGTGGGTATGATAATTTGGTTAAAGTGTGGAAGTTGACTGATGGGTCATGGAAAATGGACTGTTTTCCTGCCCTTCAGATGCATAGTGATTTGGTGAGGGATGTTGCTTGGGCACCTAATTTGGGTCTTCCAAAGTCAACGATTGCAAGTTGTTCACAGGATGGGACTGTTGTGGTGTGGACTGTCGGGAAAGAAGGTGAGCAGTGGAAGGGTATTGTGTTAAATGACTTTAAGGCCCCTGTGTGGAGGGTGTCATGGTCTCTTACGGGAAACCTGTTGGCTGTTGCTGCTGGGGATAATAATGTCACTTTGTGGAAAGAAGCTGTTGATGGAGAGTGGCAACAGGTGACGACTGTTGAATAG